In Halobaculum magnesiiphilum, the following proteins share a genomic window:
- a CDS encoding long-chain-fatty-acid--CoA ligase — protein sequence MEKPLLVTDFLDRARRNYGSHEAVLGVDGDRFTYDELGERADGFAAALQARGIEKGDRVAVLDPNTHYHLAAAYGSFQVGAVHTPLNYRLVESDFEYILNDAGVDAIYADHAYADKIEAIRDDIPTETFITNDADAVEGDWEAFDELIAESTDYDRPEMSEDEVITINYTSGTTGDPKGVCRTHRTETVHAYQIAIHQEIRDDDTYLWTLPMFHVNGWGHIYAVTGMGARHVCTRGVDEEYVFDKLRTEDVSYFCAAPTVLKMLGDHIDEHGGEPDAGQDVRVATAGAAPPEAVIRTVENEFGWYLKHVYGATETGPLITSSDARRYFDDDSDDRFAVKKTQGIGYLGTEIRVVDEDGNDVPQDSETIGEVVVRGNSVMDRYWNKPEATEEAFSERLEGYYHMGDLAVVDDNGMISIQDRKKDIIISGGENISSIEVEDTLFSHDQVDDVAVIPSPHDDWGETPKAFVVPTGGDPSDPGVTADELIQYARDNMAHYKAPTRIEFVKQLPKTSTGKVQKYELRQEEWEEEERMVGEG from the coding sequence ATGGAAAAACCGCTGTTAGTGACCGACTTCCTCGACCGCGCCCGCCGCAACTACGGGAGCCACGAGGCGGTCCTCGGGGTGGACGGCGACCGCTTCACGTACGACGAGTTGGGCGAGCGCGCCGACGGGTTCGCGGCGGCGCTTCAGGCGCGCGGCATCGAGAAGGGCGACCGCGTCGCGGTCCTGGACCCGAACACGCACTACCACCTGGCGGCCGCCTATGGGAGCTTCCAGGTCGGCGCGGTCCACACGCCACTGAACTACCGGCTCGTCGAGTCGGACTTCGAGTACATCCTGAACGACGCCGGCGTCGACGCGATCTACGCCGACCACGCGTACGCCGACAAGATCGAGGCGATCCGCGACGACATCCCCACCGAGACGTTCATCACGAACGACGCCGACGCCGTCGAGGGCGACTGGGAGGCGTTCGACGAGCTGATCGCCGAGTCGACCGACTACGACCGGCCGGAGATGAGCGAGGACGAGGTGATCACGATCAACTACACCTCCGGGACCACCGGCGACCCGAAGGGCGTCTGCCGGACCCACCGGACGGAGACGGTCCACGCCTACCAGATCGCGATCCACCAGGAGATCCGCGACGACGACACGTACCTGTGGACGCTCCCGATGTTCCACGTGAACGGCTGGGGGCACATCTACGCGGTCACCGGGATGGGCGCCCGGCACGTCTGCACCCGCGGCGTCGACGAGGAGTACGTCTTCGACAAGCTGCGCACCGAGGACGTGTCGTACTTCTGTGCGGCGCCGACGGTGCTGAAGATGCTCGGCGACCACATCGACGAGCACGGCGGCGAGCCCGACGCCGGGCAGGACGTGCGCGTCGCCACCGCGGGCGCCGCCCCGCCCGAGGCGGTCATCCGGACCGTCGAGAACGAGTTCGGGTGGTACCTCAAGCACGTGTACGGCGCGACCGAGACGGGGCCGCTCATCACCTCCAGCGACGCCCGGCGCTACTTCGACGACGACTCCGACGACCGTTTCGCGGTGAAGAAGACCCAGGGGATCGGCTACCTCGGCACGGAGATCCGCGTCGTCGACGAGGACGGCAACGACGTGCCGCAGGATAGCGAGACCATCGGCGAGGTCGTCGTCCGCGGCAACTCGGTGATGGACCGCTACTGGAACAAGCCCGAGGCGACCGAGGAGGCGTTCTCCGAGCGTCTCGAAGGGTACTACCACATGGGCGACCTCGCGGTCGTCGACGACAACGGGATGATCTCGATCCAGGACCGCAAGAAGGACATCATCATCTCCGGCGGGGAGAACATCTCCTCGATCGAGGTCGAGGACACCCTCTTCAGCCACGATCAGGTCGACGACGTGGCGGTCATCCCCTCGCCGCACGACGACTGGGGCGAGACGCCGAAGGCGTTCGTGGTCCCGACCGGCGGCGACCCGAGCGACCCCGGCGTCACCGCCGACGAGCTCATCCAGTACGCCCGCGACAACATGGCCCACTACAAGGCGCCCACGAGGATCGAGTTCGTGAAGCAGCTCCCCAAGACCTCCACGGGGAAGGTCCAGAAGTACGAACTCCGCCAGGAGGAGTGGGAGGAGGAAGAGCGGATGGTCGGGGAGGGATAG
- a CDS encoding P-loop NTPase: protein MDGRVLAVVGAKGGVGKTTTSLNLAAALAEDGRAVAVVEADLAMANAVDFLDIRVNGGRTLHDVLAGGAGVTDATYPAPGGFDVVPSGVTLDGFVDSDLDRFPAAMDALKARYDAVLVDTAAGVSSETVVPMSGADASVLVSTPRVASIRDADKTITVAERADAPVGGVVLTKSGTGRSPPADRIASFLDTELLGHVPHDESIPKAQDAGQPAVSYRPHSDAADAYREVAAALRKRPDMLGMTVTTNAGGFRFGDGDDGTDAFADGGEGGHGGRDGRDDGFTNPFG, encoded by the coding sequence ATGGACGGACGCGTGCTCGCCGTCGTCGGCGCGAAGGGGGGCGTCGGCAAGACGACGACGAGCCTCAACCTCGCGGCCGCGCTCGCGGAGGACGGGCGCGCCGTCGCGGTCGTCGAGGCGGACCTGGCGATGGCGAACGCCGTCGACTTCCTCGACATCCGCGTCAACGGCGGCCGGACCCTCCACGACGTGCTCGCGGGCGGCGCCGGCGTCACCGACGCCACCTACCCCGCGCCGGGCGGGTTCGACGTGGTGCCCAGCGGCGTCACCCTCGACGGCTTCGTCGACTCCGATCTCGACCGCTTCCCGGCCGCGATGGACGCGCTGAAGGCCCGCTACGACGCCGTGCTCGTCGACACCGCCGCCGGCGTCAGCAGCGAGACGGTCGTGCCCATGTCGGGCGCTGACGCCTCGGTGCTCGTGTCGACGCCGCGGGTCGCGTCCATCCGCGACGCGGACAAGACGATCACCGTCGCCGAGCGCGCCGACGCCCCCGTCGGCGGCGTCGTGCTCACGAAGTCCGGGACGGGTCGCTCGCCACCCGCCGACCGGATCGCGAGCTTCCTCGACACCGAACTCCTCGGGCACGTCCCCCACGACGAGTCGATCCCGAAGGCACAGGACGCCGGCCAGCCGGCCGTCTCCTACCGCCCGCACAGCGACGCCGCCGACGCCTACCGCGAGGTCGCCGCCGCGCTGCGCAAGCGCCCCGACATGCTCGGGATGACGGTGACGACGAACGCCGGCGGCTTCCGCTTCGGCGACGGCGACGACGGAACGGACGCGTTCGCCGACGGCGGCGAGGGCGGTCACGGGGGTCGCGACGGCCGCGACGACGGCTTCACGAACCCGTTCGGCTGA
- a CDS encoding GNAT family N-acetyltransferase, producing MDLRDATTEDVDDISETARASLSASYGHALSADLIDDAVESWYDAETVTDALADEDAVFVVAVEDGDIVGFVQSQLVERREPVGELDWLHVHPDHRGKGVGDDLLRRAETELLELGAERLEGRVLAANEAGGEFYEREGFAEIGDRTVEIGDQQFRERVFARFPSGDGEQVLTEARVTDDGDQVYVAYDEAERASKAPFYATYADRERTEREGYVCGNCGGFAVNVDTMDRVECSECGNKRKASRWDAAYL from the coding sequence ATGGACCTCAGGGACGCGACGACCGAGGACGTTGACGACATCAGCGAGACCGCGCGCGCATCGCTGTCGGCCTCCTACGGCCACGCGCTCTCGGCGGACCTCATCGACGACGCCGTCGAGTCGTGGTACGACGCCGAGACGGTCACCGACGCGCTCGCCGACGAGGACGCGGTGTTCGTCGTCGCCGTCGAGGACGGCGATATCGTGGGGTTCGTCCAGAGTCAGCTCGTCGAGCGCCGCGAGCCGGTCGGGGAGCTGGACTGGCTCCACGTACACCCGGATCACCGCGGGAAGGGGGTCGGCGACGACCTGCTGCGCCGGGCGGAGACGGAGCTGCTGGAGTTGGGCGCCGAGCGCCTCGAGGGACGCGTGCTCGCGGCCAACGAGGCGGGCGGCGAGTTCTACGAGCGCGAGGGGTTCGCCGAGATCGGCGATCGAACCGTCGAGATCGGGGACCAGCAGTTCCGCGAGCGCGTGTTCGCGCGCTTCCCCAGCGGCGACGGCGAGCAGGTGCTCACGGAGGCGCGCGTGACCGACGACGGCGATCAGGTGTACGTCGCCTACGACGAGGCCGAGCGCGCGTCGAAGGCTCCCTTCTACGCGACGTACGCCGACCGCGAGCGCACCGAGCGGGAGGGGTACGTCTGCGGCAACTGCGGCGGCTTCGCGGTGAACGTCGACACCATGGACCGCGTCGAGTGTAGCGAGTGCGGGAACAAACGGAAGGCGAGCCGGTGGGACGCGGCGTACCTCTAG
- a CDS encoding haloacid dehalogenase type II, protein MPETLCFDMYGTLCDTSSVTSTLADELGAPDALVSELDATWRAKQLQYSYQSALMEEYRPFWDVTADALAYALNQWGVEADDPTRERILAAYEHLDPYPDAIETLTRLSEAGHTVTVLSNGNPEMLETLADNAGLAPHLDDVISADEVSTFKPNPAVYENAADRTDTPIDGCRLVSGNAWDVAGAGSAGMATAWVNRASDPFEEIGVGPSLEVRSLSEVADELA, encoded by the coding sequence ATGCCCGAGACGCTCTGTTTCGACATGTACGGGACGCTGTGTGACACGAGCAGCGTGACGAGCACGCTCGCCGACGAACTCGGTGCGCCCGACGCGCTCGTGTCGGAGTTGGACGCCACATGGCGAGCGAAGCAGCTCCAGTACTCCTACCAGTCGGCCCTGATGGAGGAGTACCGGCCGTTCTGGGACGTGACCGCCGACGCGCTCGCGTACGCGCTGAACCAGTGGGGCGTCGAGGCCGACGACCCGACCCGCGAGCGGATCCTCGCCGCCTACGAGCACCTCGACCCGTATCCGGACGCGATCGAGACGCTGACCCGGCTCTCGGAGGCGGGCCACACGGTGACGGTGCTGTCGAACGGCAACCCCGAGATGCTGGAGACGCTCGCCGACAACGCGGGGCTCGCGCCGCACCTCGACGACGTGATCAGCGCCGACGAGGTGTCGACGTTCAAGCCGAACCCCGCGGTGTACGAGAACGCGGCCGACCGCACCGACACGCCGATCGACGGCTGTCGGCTCGTCTCCGGCAACGCCTGGGACGTCGCGGGCGCGGGGAGCGCGGGGATGGCGACCGCGTGGGTGAACCGGGCGAGCGACCCGTTCGAGGAGATCGGCGTCGGCCCCTCCCTCGAGGTGCGTTCCCTCTCGGAGGTCGCGGACGAACTCGCCTGA
- a CDS encoding substrate-binding protein has protein sequence MARDTTALSRRDVLKASGAAGAAGLTGLAGCAGIGGGGSSEYPALGNYPVEGDEVVFGFNVPQSGSYSQEGADELRGYNLAKEHLNNGGGWVDDWDGLTGDGVLGKTVASVEGDTATDPDTARQSATRMINRDNAIMITGGSSSGVAIAVQELCQEEKVQFQCCITHSNDTTGGSCVRYSFREMFNAYMTGQALAPVLAEEYGEGLNFYQLYADYSWGQTQQASMEQFFTEVGNWSQIESVPTPLGTSDYSSYLSDVPRDETDVLVLNHYGLDAANSLPQAIEAGLDQDMEIVVPLYNRLMAEAASDSIGGIFGTADWNWQLEDDASQSFVEFYREEHNRAPSYGARIAYTQTLQYAAAVERAETFYAPEVIRELEGHEYSGAGLGNETMRGCDHQAQRDVLVMQGADPSEQTEDLLLNIVSQTPRDDLGYACDAGPAAECELGDYGDE, from the coding sequence ATGGCACGGGATACCACCGCACTCAGCAGACGTGATGTGCTCAAGGCGTCCGGCGCAGCCGGCGCCGCAGGATTGACAGGACTGGCCGGTTGTGCCGGCATCGGCGGCGGCGGCAGCTCGGAGTACCCGGCGCTCGGGAACTATCCGGTCGAGGGCGACGAGGTCGTCTTCGGGTTCAACGTCCCCCAGTCGGGGTCGTACTCCCAGGAGGGCGCCGACGAACTCCGCGGATACAACCTCGCGAAGGAACACTTGAACAACGGCGGCGGCTGGGTCGACGACTGGGACGGCCTCACCGGGGACGGCGTCCTCGGGAAGACCGTCGCGTCCGTGGAAGGTGACACGGCGACCGACCCCGACACGGCGCGCCAGTCAGCGACGCGGATGATCAACCGCGACAACGCGATCATGATCACCGGCGGGTCGTCCTCCGGTGTCGCCATCGCGGTTCAGGAGCTGTGTCAGGAGGAGAAGGTCCAGTTCCAGTGTTGTATCACCCACTCCAACGACACCACCGGGGGCTCGTGTGTCCGCTACTCCTTCCGGGAGATGTTCAACGCGTACATGACCGGGCAGGCGCTCGCGCCCGTCCTGGCCGAGGAGTACGGGGAGGGCCTGAACTTCTACCAGCTGTACGCCGACTACTCGTGGGGGCAGACCCAGCAGGCGTCGATGGAGCAGTTCTTCACCGAGGTCGGCAACTGGAGCCAGATCGAGTCGGTGCCGACGCCGCTCGGTACCTCCGACTACTCGTCGTACCTCTCGGACGTGCCGCGCGACGAGACGGACGTGCTCGTGCTCAACCACTACGGGCTGGACGCGGCGAACTCCCTCCCGCAGGCGATCGAGGCCGGCCTCGATCAGGACATGGAGATCGTCGTCCCGCTGTACAACCGGCTGATGGCCGAGGCCGCCAGCGACTCCATCGGCGGCATCTTCGGCACGGCCGACTGGAACTGGCAGCTGGAGGACGACGCCTCCCAGTCGTTCGTCGAGTTCTACCGCGAGGAGCACAACCGCGCGCCCAGCTACGGGGCCCGCATCGCGTACACGCAGACACTGCAGTACGCCGCGGCCGTCGAGCGGGCCGAGACGTTCTACGCGCCGGAGGTCATCCGCGAGCTGGAGGGCCACGAGTACAGCGGCGCGGGTCTCGGCAACGAGACCATGCGTGGCTGCGACCACCAGGCGCAGCGCGACGTCCTCGTCATGCAGGGCGCCGACCCCTCCGAACAGACGGAGGACCTGCTGCTCAACATCGTCAGCCAGACCCCGCGGGACGACCTGGGGTACGCGTGCGACGCCGGCCCGGCCGCCGAGTGTGAGCTGGGCGACTACGGCGACGAGTGA
- a CDS encoding branched-chain amino acid ABC transporter permease, with amino-acid sequence MLLQSEIASILLNGLQQGAIYALLGIGLTIILGTMEFLNLAHGALYLVGAYTGLIVFQETALSNGLLYSSGITTLGFEGGFLAALIVVPIVGFGIGLLMERFVAEPFYDRPETDQLLVTFGLALIVEETVKNVIGGNTFQSIAPSTIFGVNVSQPISLPLVGLFPSWRLLIIAIAFVVIGLTYLAIERTDFGLVVQAGTHDSEMVRILGIPINRSYSLVFAVGAALAAFAGLIGASIQTVSPQIGTERALIPAFLTIVVGGAGSVRGAIAGGLVLGVIISAMTQTYSQWAQIVLYLFVALMLIVKPEGLFGSAEVGE; translated from the coding sequence TTGCTCCTACAGTCCGAGATCGCATCGATACTCCTCAACGGCCTCCAGCAGGGCGCGATCTACGCGCTGTTGGGTATCGGCCTCACTATCATCCTGGGGACGATGGAGTTCCTGAACCTCGCGCACGGGGCGCTCTATCTCGTCGGCGCGTACACGGGACTGATCGTCTTTCAGGAAACCGCCCTCTCGAACGGGCTGTTGTACAGTTCCGGGATAACGACCCTCGGCTTCGAGGGAGGGTTTCTCGCCGCGCTGATCGTCGTCCCGATCGTCGGGTTCGGCATCGGGCTCCTCATGGAGCGGTTCGTCGCCGAGCCGTTCTACGACCGGCCCGAGACGGACCAACTGCTCGTGACGTTCGGCCTCGCGCTGATCGTCGAGGAGACCGTCAAGAACGTCATCGGCGGAAACACGTTCCAGTCGATCGCCCCCTCGACGATCTTCGGCGTCAACGTCTCCCAGCCGATCAGCCTGCCGCTCGTCGGCCTGTTCCCGTCGTGGCGGCTGCTGATCATCGCTATCGCGTTCGTCGTCATCGGTCTGACGTACCTCGCGATCGAGCGGACCGACTTCGGGCTGGTCGTCCAGGCGGGCACCCACGACTCCGAGATGGTCCGGATCTTGGGCATCCCGATCAACCGCTCGTACAGTCTGGTGTTCGCGGTCGGGGCTGCGCTCGCGGCCTTCGCGGGCCTCATCGGCGCGTCGATCCAGACGGTCAGCCCCCAGATCGGCACTGAACGAGCCCTGATACCAGCGTTCCTCACCATCGTCGTCGGCGGCGCCGGCTCCGTTCGCGGGGCCATCGCCGGCGGCTTGGTGCTGGGCGTCATCATCTCGGCGATGACCCAGACGTACAGCCAGTGGGCGCAGATCGTTCTCTACCTGTTCGTCGCGCTCATGCTCATCGTCAAGCCCGAGGGCCTGTTCGGCTCCGCGGAGGTGGGCGAATGA
- a CDS encoding branched-chain amino acid ABC transporter permease — MSGDRSGDTNEAVPDGGTVTEEAAGGSGGSALAGLRERDDFVVIATAAALVVFPFLLIDVLGVVGEVIGISIGGYTGLPSLVLIYGIIVIGFNLLLGYTGLLSFGHAAFFGSAAYSAALFSQVVPSPILMVIAGTIVATLLAWPIGFVSIRRSGVYFAVLTLTFGQALYFWALGPGAWLTGGDNGFSGIEAHGLFVGVIPLDAQLIPVFDSYTVMYAFTSVVMLAALWVGNRIINSPYGLIFEALGENEERVEFVGLNVFRYKLMAFIISAVFAGVGGAMFVIHEQYIHPTTGLYWIQSGDFVIMTVLGGTGSLIGPVFGALVFEYVANVISGVSLPMIGSIGSLWRFVLGAVFVFIVWVFPRGIYGAFADLAAMVNGRGGGDGDKPAAADGGERE, encoded by the coding sequence ATGAGCGGCGACCGCTCGGGCGACACGAACGAGGCGGTCCCCGACGGCGGCACCGTGACCGAGGAGGCCGCCGGCGGCTCCGGCGGCTCCGCGCTGGCGGGGCTGCGCGAGCGCGACGACTTCGTCGTCATCGCGACGGCGGCGGCGCTGGTCGTGTTCCCGTTCCTGCTGATCGACGTCCTCGGGGTGGTCGGGGAGGTGATCGGCATCTCCATCGGCGGCTACACCGGTCTGCCGTCGTTGGTGCTCATCTACGGCATCATCGTCATCGGCTTCAACCTCCTGCTCGGCTACACCGGCCTACTGTCGTTCGGACACGCCGCCTTCTTCGGCTCTGCGGCGTACTCCGCGGCGCTGTTCAGTCAGGTCGTCCCGAGCCCGATCCTCATGGTGATCGCCGGCACGATCGTCGCGACGCTTCTCGCGTGGCCGATCGGGTTCGTCTCGATCCGCCGGTCGGGCGTGTACTTCGCGGTCCTGACCCTGACGTTCGGGCAGGCGCTGTACTTCTGGGCGCTCGGCCCGGGAGCGTGGCTCACCGGCGGCGACAACGGCTTCTCGGGGATCGAGGCACACGGGCTGTTCGTCGGGGTGATCCCGCTGGACGCCCAGCTGATCCCCGTGTTCGACTCGTACACGGTGATGTACGCGTTCACGTCGGTCGTGATGCTCGCCGCCCTCTGGGTCGGCAACCGGATCATCAACTCGCCGTACGGTCTCATCTTCGAGGCGCTCGGCGAGAACGAGGAGCGTGTCGAGTTCGTCGGGCTCAACGTGTTCCGCTACAAGCTGATGGCGTTCATCATCTCCGCCGTGTTCGCCGGCGTGGGCGGCGCGATGTTCGTCATTCACGAGCAGTACATCCACCCGACGACGGGGCTGTACTGGATCCAGTCGGGCGACTTCGTCATCATGACGGTCCTCGGCGGCACCGGCAGCCTCATCGGGCCGGTGTTCGGCGCGCTCGTGTTCGAGTACGTCGCGAACGTCATCTCCGGCGTCAGTCTGCCGATGATCGGCTCCATCGGCTCGCTGTGGCGGTTCGTGCTCGGTGCGGTGTTCGTGTTCATCGTGTGGGTGTTCCCGCGCGGCATCTACGGCGCGTTCGCGGACCTCGCGGCGATGGTGAACGGCCGGGGCGGCGGCGACGGCGACAAGCCGGCCGCGGCCGACGGGGGTGAGCGCGAATGA
- a CDS encoding ABC transporter ATP-binding protein, with product MSLLHTDGLTKEFGGLVAVDDVTFEVESGETRAVIGPNGAGKSTLINCITGALEPTAGTVEFDGQDITNLEPHETVQAGISKSFQTASIFPEMTVRQNVEIAALAAEHGSFQVNFLKRLAGFDAVHDTADRMLEAVDLLGDADVEAASLPYGDKRRLEIAIALASEPDLLLMDEPTAGMSPDETAETVDLVEELQEDLGLTILIVEHDMEIIFRIADRILVLNRGQVIADGTPEEVQQSEQVQEAYLGGVEL from the coding sequence ATGAGCCTCCTGCACACGGACGGCCTGACGAAGGAGTTCGGCGGGCTGGTCGCCGTCGACGACGTGACCTTCGAGGTCGAGTCCGGCGAGACGCGGGCGGTTATCGGCCCGAACGGGGCCGGCAAGTCGACGCTCATCAACTGCATCACCGGCGCGCTCGAGCCGACCGCCGGCACCGTCGAGTTCGACGGACAGGACATCACGAACCTGGAGCCGCACGAGACTGTGCAGGCGGGGATCTCGAAGTCGTTCCAGACGGCGTCGATCTTCCCGGAGATGACCGTCCGGCAGAACGTCGAGATCGCTGCACTGGCGGCCGAACACGGCTCGTTCCAGGTCAACTTCCTCAAGCGACTCGCCGGGTTCGACGCGGTGCACGACACGGCCGACCGGATGCTCGAGGCGGTCGATCTGCTCGGGGACGCCGACGTGGAGGCGGCGAGCCTCCCGTACGGCGACAAGCGCCGCCTGGAGATCGCGATCGCGTTGGCCTCCGAGCCGGACCTGCTGTTGATGGACGAACCGACCGCCGGCATGTCGCCGGACGAGACGGCCGAAACCGTGGACCTCGTGGAGGAACTCCAGGAGGACCTCGGGCTCACGATACTCATCGTGGAACACGACATGGAGATCATCTTCCGAATCGCCGACCGGATCCTCGTGTTGAACCGCGGGCAGGTCATCGCAGACGGCACGCCCGAGGAGGTCCAACAGAGCGAACAGGTGCAGGAGGCGTACCTCGGGGGGGTGGAGCTGTGA
- a CDS encoding ABC transporter ATP-binding protein, whose protein sequence is MLRDLSIHVEEGEVCALLGRNGAGKTTTLRSIAGARPPDVRDGVIRFKGSDITDYSTEDVSSLGISLVPEERRVFPNLSVEENLHLSDVARNWSNTFGREVSMEHAGMSDEEVYEVFPRLEERRSQKAGTLSGGEQQMLAIARSLKQDTDLLMLDEPYEGLAPQIIETVEAAIEQIADAGTTILLVEQNAVAAMNIADRAYVIDQGEVVFAGDSEELRADEQTREKYLGV, encoded by the coding sequence ATCCTCCGCGACCTCTCGATACACGTCGAGGAGGGCGAGGTGTGTGCGCTGCTGGGACGCAACGGCGCGGGCAAGACGACGACGTTGCGGTCGATCGCGGGCGCTCGCCCGCCGGACGTCCGCGACGGCGTGATCCGGTTCAAGGGGTCCGACATCACCGACTACTCGACGGAGGACGTCTCCTCGCTGGGTATCTCGCTGGTGCCGGAGGAACGTCGCGTGTTCCCCAACCTCTCGGTGGAGGAGAACCTCCACCTGTCGGACGTCGCGCGCAACTGGTCGAACACGTTCGGGCGCGAGGTGTCGATGGAGCACGCGGGGATGTCCGACGAGGAGGTGTACGAGGTGTTCCCGCGGCTCGAGGAGCGTCGCTCACAGAAGGCGGGGACGCTCTCGGGCGGCGAACAGCAGATGCTGGCGATCGCCCGGTCGCTGAAGCAGGACACGGACCTGCTGATGCTCGACGAGCCCTACGAGGGGCTCGCCCCGCAGATCATCGAGACGGTCGAGGCGGCGATCGAGCAGATCGCCGACGCCGGGACGACGATCCTGCTCGTCGAGCAGAACGCCGTCGCCGCGATGAACATCGCCGACCGCGCGTACGTGATCGACCAGGGCGAGGTCGTCTTCGCCGGCGACTCCGAGGAGCTCCGGGCCGACGAGCAAACTCGCGAGAAGTACCTGGGTGTCTGA
- a CDS encoding thioredoxin family protein, with the protein MAADPTPGNASDPPDPEAMLDRLIEVGAIREDEDGTLRISAALDDIIDLYEQSYGDLPDQEFTEAVADAFGLDYSEAVRRIDEEGVTREEFVAYLSLRSHFEDEDEPVPDPLERATMASIVVDVAPATPVPQGMRELADDEVEAFLDANERAVVFVWRLRCDPCESMKDELAETLDLLPDDVAFAGVDGEATPTVREQFDVDVAPAVVCVADGRQAGVETGYQSPSAVAELVADAFGDD; encoded by the coding sequence ATGGCGGCCGATCCCACCCCCGGAAACGCGTCCGACCCCCCGGACCCGGAGGCCATGCTCGACCGGCTGATCGAGGTCGGCGCGATCCGCGAGGACGAGGACGGCACGCTCCGGATCTCCGCGGCGCTGGACGACATCATCGACCTGTACGAGCAGAGCTACGGCGACCTCCCCGACCAGGAGTTCACCGAGGCCGTCGCCGACGCGTTCGGCCTCGACTACTCGGAGGCCGTCCGCCGCATCGACGAGGAGGGCGTCACCCGCGAGGAGTTCGTCGCGTACCTCTCGCTTCGCTCGCACTTCGAGGACGAGGACGAGCCGGTGCCGGACCCGCTCGAACGGGCGACGATGGCGTCCATCGTCGTCGACGTGGCGCCGGCGACGCCCGTCCCGCAGGGGATGCGCGAACTCGCGGACGACGAGGTCGAGGCGTTCCTCGACGCCAACGAGCGCGCGGTCGTGTTCGTCTGGCGGCTCCGGTGTGACCCCTGCGAGTCGATGAAGGACGAACTCGCGGAGACGCTCGATCTCCTCCCCGACGACGTGGCGTTCGCCGGCGTCGACGGCGAGGCCACGCCGACCGTTCGCGAGCAGTTCGACGTCGACGTGGCGCCGGCGGTGGTGTGCGTCGCCGACGGCCGGCAGGCGGGGGTCGAGACCGGGTACCAGTCGCCGTCGGCCGTCGCCGAACTGGTGGCCGACGCCTTCGGCGACGACTAA
- a CDS encoding DUF4013 domain-containing protein, whose amino-acid sequence MSQISDAVTYPTEHDDWVKTVLIGGVLSAFGFLLLPLLPVYGYVVRVIRHSLEGDPRPPTFGDWEELVVDGAKAFLVGAAYMLVPAIVGAVTVGGSIVAIATGTRGGAATGIAGLVVGGLLTAVLSIVFGYVAVAAVVAFADERRLGAAFDLGILKPVLLSGAYATAWAFSLVVFLAASVLVGVLNGIPVLGAVIGAFVFFYAQVVAARLWADGYGDARTEAEETSRPEVGGSTA is encoded by the coding sequence ATGTCTCAGATCAGCGATGCGGTCACGTATCCGACCGAACACGACGACTGGGTGAAGACGGTCCTCATCGGCGGGGTCCTCTCGGCGTTCGGGTTCCTGTTGCTCCCCCTGCTCCCGGTGTACGGCTACGTCGTTCGCGTCATCCGGCACTCGCTGGAGGGCGACCCGCGTCCGCCGACGTTCGGCGACTGGGAGGAACTCGTCGTCGACGGCGCGAAGGCGTTCCTCGTCGGGGCGGCCTACATGCTCGTCCCCGCGATCGTGGGTGCGGTGACCGTCGGCGGGTCGATCGTCGCCATCGCGACCGGGACGCGGGGCGGCGCCGCCACGGGCATCGCCGGCCTCGTCGTCGGCGGGCTGCTCACCGCCGTCCTCTCGATCGTCTTCGGCTACGTGGCCGTGGCCGCGGTCGTCGCCTTCGCCGACGAACGGCGCCTCGGCGCGGCGTTCGACCTGGGTATCCTCAAGCCGGTCCTCCTCAGCGGGGCGTACGCGACCGCGTGGGCGTTCTCGCTCGTCGTCTTCCTCGCGGCGAGCGTGCTCGTCGGCGTGTTGAACGGCATCCCCGTCCTCGGGGCGGTCATCGGGGCGTTCGTCTTCTTCTACGCCCAGGTCGTCGCCGCGCGCCTGTGGGCCGACGGGTACGGCGACGCCCGCACGGAGGCCGAGGAAACGAGCCGACCCGAAGTCGGGGGATCGACGGCCTGA